The DNA window ATTTCAATCAGATGTCGCAACGGCTCGCGGAGGCCGAGGCGGTGCGCGAAAAACGCGCTACCGAATTGGAAAACGCGGTGCAGGATCTGGAAAATTTCAGCTATTCGGTCTCGCACGATCTGCGCGCGCCATTACGCGCCATCGACGGCTTCGTTGCGATCCTGAAGGAGGAGTACGCGCCCCAATTGGATGTGGAGGGTCTGCGGCTGTTTGGCGTGGTCAGCGCCAATGCCAAAAAGATGGAGCAGCTCATCAACGATATTCTGGCGTTGTCGCGCGCTGGCCGACTGGAGCTCGATCCGCGTCAGGTCGATATGAATACCCTGGTGCGCGAGGTCTGGACCGCTTTATCCGAACAGCAGACCGCGCGCGCGATTCAATTCCAGTGCGCGGACTTGCCGGAGATCTTCTGCGATCCGCGGGCCATCCGCCAGGTCTGGCAGAACCTGCTGGACAATGCGATCAAGTTCACCCAGGGTCGCGACCCGGCGGTGATCGAGGTCGGCGCGGAACGCCGGGCGGGGATGATCCGTTACACCGTGAGAGATAATGGCGCCGGGTTCGATCCCACCTATGCCGACAAACTCTTCGGCCTCTTTCTGCGGTTGCATGGAATGGACGAATTCGCGGGCACGGGAGTGGGATTGGCCATCGTCAAACGGTTCGTCCAAAAGCATAATGGGGCAGTCGATGGAACTGGCGAGATCGGCGTGGGGGCGACGTTCAGCTTTAGCCTGCCTGTCGAACGGATCGAATCGTGTCCGGGATAACCGGGACTCTGTCGCGTGTCCGGGCGACACCATGATGCTGGGAGAGATCGATGGTCGAAAGAGAGTTGGTGGTCGACATTCTGCTGGTCGAGGACAATCCGAGCGATGCCGAGCTTGCCATTCGCGCCTTGAAAAAACATAACCTGGCCAACCATCTGGAGTGGGTCAAGGATGGCGTGGCCGCGCTGGATTTCCTGTTCCAGCGAGGCGACTACGCCGGTCGCTCCAGTGTCCTGCCGAAGGTGGTTCTGCTGGATCTTCGGCTCCCCAAGCTCGATGGGATTGAGGTGCTGACACGCATCCGCGCGACACCGGAGACCCGCGAGTTGCCGGTGGTGATCCTGACCTCCTCGAAGGAAGAACAGGATCTGGTCGCAACCTATCAACTCGGCGTCAACAGCTTCGTCGCCAAACCGGTGGCGTTCGACGAATTCGCCCGCACCGTGGCCGAACTGGGCATGTACTGGGTGCTTGTCAATCGCGTTCCGCCCGAGATCCGGCATCCCGCATGACCGATCGGCTACGCATCCTGCTGCTGGAAGATAATCCCGCGGACGCGGAGTTGATCGCGCGTTTTCTGAAAAAGTCGGGGCTGTCCTTCGACTCCCGCCGGGTCGAGCGCGAAGATACCTTTGCGCGGGCCCTCGCGGAATTCCGCCCGGATGCCATTCTGGCCGACTACAGCCTGCCTCAATTCGACGGGTTGCAGGCGTTGAATCTGGTCCGCTTGCGCGATCCCAATCTGCCGTTCATCTTCGTCACCGGCGCGCTGGGCGAGGAGGGTGCGGTCGAGCTTCTGTGCAAGGGCGCCAACGACTACGTCCTCAAGGATGTGCTCACCCGTCTACCCATGGCGCTGGAGCGCGCGCTGGAGACGGCGCATCAGCGCAAGGCGCTGCATGCCGCCGAGCAATCGCTCCGGGAGAGCGAGGAACGCTTTCGCGCCATCGTGGAGACGACCATGGACTGGATCTGGGAGGTGGACGCCGAGGGCCGCTATACCTATGTCAGCCCGGCCTCGACCAGACTGCTGGGCTATGCCCCGGAGGAAATGCTGGGACGCCGCCCCATCGATTTCATGCCGCCGGACGAGGCCGCGCGGATCGGCGCAAACTTTTTCGGGATCGTCGCCGCGCAACAACCCTTTTCGTTGCTTGAAAATACCTGCCTGCGCAAGGACGGGATACCCGTCGAGATGGAAACCAGCGGGATCCCGATTGTCGGGGCCGACGGCCGTTTCCTGGGATACCGGGGGATCGACCGCGATATCACCCAACGCAAGCGCCATGTGGCAACGCTGCTGTTGCAGGCCCGTCGCGCTACGGCCCTGCTGGAGCTGCCGCGCGCCGCCGAGCACATGGATGAGCGGGAATTCATGCAATTCGGTCAGGAGTTGGCCGAGGAATTGACCGCGAGCCGAATCGCGTTCATCCATTTCGTCAACGAGGATCAGGAAACCATCGAACTGGTCACCTGGTCGCGCCGCACCCTGGACGGTTATTGTCAGGCGGCCTATGACAAACATTATCCGATCAGCCAGGCGGGCGTGTGGGCGGATGCCCTGCGTCAGCGTGCCCCGACGGTGTTCAACGAGTATTCGACGACGCCTCGCAAGCACGGCCTGCCCGAGGGTCACGCGGAGTTGACGCGCCTGATCAGCGTGCCCGTGATGGAAGGCGACCTGGTTCGCATGATGGCCGGGGTCGGCAATAAAGACAGCCTCTACACCGACCTGGATGTCGAGAGCGTTCAGCTCATCGCCAATGAGATCTGGCGCATCGTCCGTCAGCGGCGGGCGGATCAGGAGCTTCGTAAACTCTCGCTGGCCGTGGAACAGAGTCCGGCCAGCATCGTCATCACCGATCTGGATGCCCACATCGAATACGCCAATCCCGCGTTCACCAGGGTTTCGGGCTACCGCCTCGACGAGGCCATGGGTCAGAATCCGCGTGTCCTACAATCCGGGCAAACAACGCGCAACGTGTACGACGACCTCTGGACGACCCTGGGCCGAGGCGATGTCTGGCGTGGCGAGTTCTCCAACCGGCGCAAGGATGGCAGCGACTATGTCGAGTTGGCCATCATCTCGCCAGTGCGCCAGCCGGATGGGCGCATCACCCACTATCTTGCGGTCAAGGAAGATATCACCGAGCGTAAACGTGTTGAAGAAGAACTCAAACACTATCGTCTGCATCTGGAAGAACTGGTTGAAACCCGGACTCTGGAGCTGAAAACACTGGAGGAGCGCAGCCGACTCATCCTCGAATCGAGCGCCGATGGACTCTATGGCGAGGATACCGAGGGACGCGCGACCTTCATCAATCCGTCCGCCTGCGCCATGCTGGGCTATCGTCCGGAGGACGTGCTGGGCTGCTGCACGCATGATCTGATTCACCACAGCCACCCCGATGGGACGCACTATCCGAAAGAAGACTGTCCAATCCACCGCGCCTCCGGCCATAAGCATGTGCTACGGCAGGACGAGGACGTGTTCTGGCACGCCGACGGCCATTCCTTTCCGGTGTCGTATTCGTCCCATCCCATGTATCGGGACGACCAGCTCATCGGGGCGGTGGTCAGCTTCTTCGATATCTCCGCGCAAAAGCAGACCGAGGCGGCGCGCGAGGCGGCGCTCGCCGAGGCGGAGCGTCTCGCCCGTCTCAAGAGCGAGTTTCTAGCCAATATGAGTCATGAGATCCGGACCCCGCTCAATGCCGTGCTGGGATTCGCGCAGATCGGCGTGCGCCAGAGCGACGGGCGCAAGGCCAGGGATTTTTTCAAGCGGATCATGGATTCGGGACAACTGCTGCTCGGCATCGTCAACGACATCCTGGATTTCTCCAAGATCGAGGCCGGTAAGCTCAACATCGAGCAGGGTTTGATCAACTTGAACGATGTGATCGAGCACTCGCTGGATCAGTTGCGCGCGCGCGCGCGGGATAAGGCGCTGGATCTCCAGGTCGAGGTGGCCGGCGATCTTCCCGCTTCGTGCCGCTGCGACGGCTTGCGGTTGACGCAGATCCTGGGAAACCTCTTGTCCAACGCCATCAAGTTCACCAGCGAGGGGAGCGTCAGTCTGGCGGTCTCCCGCGATCGGGACAGTCTGCTGTTCCGCGTCTCGGACACGGGTATCGGGATGACCGAGGACCAGGTACGCGGATTATTCCAGCCTTTCGAGCAGGCTGACGGATCGATCACCCGTCGCTTTGGCGGCACCGGACTGGGGCTTGCCATCAGCAAGCGCCTGGTGGATATGATGGGTGGGGAGATCGGCGTTCGGAGTCGGCTGGGAGAGGGGGCGCGATTCGAGATGCGGATCCCCTTGATCGAACCGGCCGGCTCGATCCTGGCGCAGCAGCCGGTCGAGGTCGCTCCGTCGCCACAGACGATCCCGAGCCAGCGTCTGAGCGGCCTGGTCATCCTGGTTGCCGAGGATAACGCGGTCAATCGTCTGGTGATCGAAGAGATGTTCAAGGATGAGGGATGCTGGCTGGTTCAGGTCGAAAATGGCCTCCAGGCCGTGGAGCGCATGCGCCAGGATGGCGCCAATGCGTTCGATCTGGTGCTGATGGATATCCAGATGCCCATTTTGGACGGGTATGAGGCGGCCCGGCAAATTCACGCTTTCGCCCCCGATCTGCCCATCATCGGTCTCACCGCTCATGCCCTGCCGGCCGAGCGCGCTCAATGCCTGGCGTCGGGGATGGTCGATCATGTGGCGAAACCCGTGGATCTGGATACGCTGGTGGCAACCATTTTGAATTATGCGCCGATCGGGTCCGGTACTCATCGCGCTTGCGAGGCGGCGGATCGGGGGGAGCGGTTTTCAGGCGAGACGGTATCCGTGCCCGGCGACGGAGCCGCTGACGAGACGATGATCGACTGGCCGGCGCTGACATCGCGTTATCTGCGGCGCCCTGAGTTTTTACCCAAGCTGCTGGAATCGGTGCTGACGGGCAATGCCGCCAATTCGGCCGCTCTGCGTCAAGCCGTCAACCAGGGCGACCTGCGACACCTGGCCTTTCTCGCGCACAGCCTTAAGGGGACGGCGGGCAACCTTTGCGCCGATGGCTTCAGGGATCTTGCCGCGCGGACCGAAAGTCATGCCCGCGCGGAACGGACAGCGGCCTCGCTGGACGCTTTTCGGCTTGCGCATGCGCTGGATAAACTGTTATTGGAGGTGACCGTCCGCCTGGATTGGGTCAGGGTTGCGGCGAGGGTTCCCGGCGCGACATCCCCGTTCGATCCAGCCGCTTTAGCCGAGGCCATCGAGCGCCTTGAGGCGTTGCTTGCCGTTGACGACACGGCGGCAAACTCGACCTTCGCTCAATTCCAGGGGCTGTTTTTACAGGCATTCGGCGAACAGGCTCATCAACTCGGTCAGCAGATCGAACGTTTCGACTATCAAACGGCGCTCGACACTCTGCGCGCGGTCAAGGCGGTTCCGCCGCGTCCAGCGTAATCCGCGCTGTTGCGAGTAACCCCGACCGTGCGATCGCCAAGAGCGAGCGGCGGTTGCGTTTCAATGGTTCTTACTTTGGCTGAATAATTCCCGGCTGTTTCAGAGGGTGGAGATCGCGACGATGATCGAACGACTGGAGACCGGCGGCCTCAAGGTCGCCAAACCCTTGTATGACCTGGTCAGCAACGAGATCGCTCCAGGAACCGGGATTGCCCCGGACGATTTCTGGAGAGATTTCGGCGCAATCCTGAGCGAGCTTGCGCCGCGCAATCGCGAGCTGCTCGCCCGGCGGGACGCGCTACAGACGCAGCTCGACGCCTGGCATCGCGAGCGCCGCGGCCAGCAATTGGATCTGGACGCCTATCGCGCCTATCTGTCCGAGATTGGCTATCTGGTTCCCGAGGGACCGGATTTCCTGGTCAGCACCACCAATGTCGACCCGGAAATCGCCGCGATTGCCGGCCCCCAGCTCGTGGTGCCGCTGAGCAATGCGCGCTATGCCCTGAACGCGGCCAATGCGCGCTGGGGCAGTCTCTACGACGCGCTCTATGGAACCGATGCGATTCCGGAGGAGGATCATCTCAAGCGCGGTCACGACTTCAACCCCGAGCGCGGGGCGGCGGTGGTCGCGCGCGCCGCGGCCTTTCTGGACGCGACCGTCCCGCTCAATCGCGGCTCCTACGGCGATGCGTGCGGATTCAAGCTCGAACAGGGCAAGCTGGTCGTCTGTCTCCCCGATAACAGTCAGACCATGCTGACGGATCCGGCGCAATTCATCGGCTACCGCGGCAGTCCGGAACAGGTTTCGGCCATTCTGCTCGTCCATCATGGACTGCATATCGAGATCCAGATCGACCGCGAGCACGCCATCGGCAGGGAGAGCCCGTCCGGGATCGCGGACATCCTGCTGGAGTCCGCCGTGACCTGCATTCAGGACTGCGAGGACTCGGTCGCCGCCGTCGATACCGAGGACAAAGTCGGCGTGTATCGCCACTGGCTCGGCTTGATGAAAGGCGATCTGACCGTGCAGTTCAGCAAGGGCGGCC is part of the Thiocystis violascens DSM 198 genome and encodes:
- a CDS encoding sensor histidine kinase is translated as MGIKTKLKLIGLLPLLMAVVFGVTAYRGHESLRELRDLTVLADGMQDQVEQLESAIHRFVETRADRFRQETYLLLDSLEIQAHVAGHRFESPSAPELVADLRKRLVQSRWSFMQLDALYLPALTAFEITRLQQAAQRIQIEISRIKPLLHRLHHDSHRTAVAYSDTLWTTEFILIVVTAILVLSLMAPVLYRVATALHILGRGTRELGQGGIPPRLVLPGKDEFSRLAADFNQMSQRLAEAEAVREKRATELENAVQDLENFSYSVSHDLRAPLRAIDGFVAILKEEYAPQLDVEGLRLFGVVSANAKKMEQLINDILALSRAGRLELDPRQVDMNTLVREVWTALSEQQTARAIQFQCADLPEIFCDPRAIRQVWQNLLDNAIKFTQGRDPAVIEVGAERRAGMIRYTVRDNGAGFDPTYADKLFGLFLRLHGMDEFAGTGVGLAIVKRFVQKHNGAVDGTGEIGVGATFSFSLPVERIESCPG
- a CDS encoding response regulator yields the protein MVERELVVDILLVEDNPSDAELAIRALKKHNLANHLEWVKDGVAALDFLFQRGDYAGRSSVLPKVVLLDLRLPKLDGIEVLTRIRATPETRELPVVILTSSKEEQDLVATYQLGVNSFVAKPVAFDEFARTVAELGMYWVLVNRVPPEIRHPA
- a CDS encoding PAS domain S-box protein, producing the protein MTDRLRILLLEDNPADAELIARFLKKSGLSFDSRRVEREDTFARALAEFRPDAILADYSLPQFDGLQALNLVRLRDPNLPFIFVTGALGEEGAVELLCKGANDYVLKDVLTRLPMALERALETAHQRKALHAAEQSLRESEERFRAIVETTMDWIWEVDAEGRYTYVSPASTRLLGYAPEEMLGRRPIDFMPPDEAARIGANFFGIVAAQQPFSLLENTCLRKDGIPVEMETSGIPIVGADGRFLGYRGIDRDITQRKRHVATLLLQARRATALLELPRAAEHMDEREFMQFGQELAEELTASRIAFIHFVNEDQETIELVTWSRRTLDGYCQAAYDKHYPISQAGVWADALRQRAPTVFNEYSTTPRKHGLPEGHAELTRLISVPVMEGDLVRMMAGVGNKDSLYTDLDVESVQLIANEIWRIVRQRRADQELRKLSLAVEQSPASIVITDLDAHIEYANPAFTRVSGYRLDEAMGQNPRVLQSGQTTRNVYDDLWTTLGRGDVWRGEFSNRRKDGSDYVELAIISPVRQPDGRITHYLAVKEDITERKRVEEELKHYRLHLEELVETRTLELKTLEERSRLILESSADGLYGEDTEGRATFINPSACAMLGYRPEDVLGCCTHDLIHHSHPDGTHYPKEDCPIHRASGHKHVLRQDEDVFWHADGHSFPVSYSSHPMYRDDQLIGAVVSFFDISAQKQTEAAREAALAEAERLARLKSEFLANMSHEIRTPLNAVLGFAQIGVRQSDGRKARDFFKRIMDSGQLLLGIVNDILDFSKIEAGKLNIEQGLINLNDVIEHSLDQLRARARDKALDLQVEVAGDLPASCRCDGLRLTQILGNLLSNAIKFTSEGSVSLAVSRDRDSLLFRVSDTGIGMTEDQVRGLFQPFEQADGSITRRFGGTGLGLAISKRLVDMMGGEIGVRSRLGEGARFEMRIPLIEPAGSILAQQPVEVAPSPQTIPSQRLSGLVILVAEDNAVNRLVIEEMFKDEGCWLVQVENGLQAVERMRQDGANAFDLVLMDIQMPILDGYEAARQIHAFAPDLPIIGLTAHALPAERAQCLASGMVDHVAKPVDLDTLVATILNYAPIGSGTHRACEAADRGERFSGETVSVPGDGAADETMIDWPALTSRYLRRPEFLPKLLESVLTGNAANSAALRQAVNQGDLRHLAFLAHSLKGTAGNLCADGFRDLAARTESHARAERTAASLDAFRLAHALDKLLLEVTVRLDWVRVAARVPGATSPFDPAALAEAIERLEALLAVDDTAANSTFAQFQGLFLQAFGEQAHQLGQQIERFDYQTALDTLRAVKAVPPRPA